One genomic window of Arachis stenosperma cultivar V10309 chromosome 10, arast.V10309.gnm1.PFL2, whole genome shotgun sequence includes the following:
- the LOC130955272 gene encoding uncharacterized protein LOC130955272 translates to MGKIPMFLVGIILIVLGMAAEAEYLKYKDPKQPLNVRIKDLMSRMTLQEKIGQMTQIDRTVASTDVINKYFIGSVLSGGGSVPKKQASAEDWINMVNDFQKGALSTRLGIPMIYGIDAVHGHNNVYKATIFPHNVGLGATRDPALVKKIGEATALEVRATGIPYVFAPCIAVCRDPRWGRCYESYSEDHSVVQAMTQIIPGLQGEIPANSRKGVPFVAGKKKVAACAKHYVGDGGTTEGINENNTVINRHGLLSIHMPGYYNSIINGVSTVMISYSSWNGIKMHANRDLITGFLKNTLRFRGFVISDWQGIDRITSPPHANYTYSIVTGINAGIDMIMVPYNYTEFIDGLTSLVKNNFIAMSRIDDAVKRILRVKFVMGLFESPLADNTLVDQLGSQEHRELAREAVRKSLVLLKNGEDADTPLLPLPKKASKILVAGSHADNLGYQCGGWTIEWQGLSGNNITSGTTILSAIKNTVDKDTKVVYKENPDLEYVKSNDFSYAIVVVGEHPYAETFGDSLNLTIPDPGPQTITNVCGGLKCVVVVISGRPVVIQPYLDTIEALVAAWLPGTEGQGVADVLFGDYGFTGKLSRTWFKTVDQLPMNVGDSHYDPLYPFGFGLTTKPNKVV, encoded by the exons ATGGGCAAGATTCCCATGTTTTTGGTGGGGATTATTTTGATAGTGTTAGGCATGGCAGCAGAGGCAGAGTACTTGAAATATAAAGATCCAAAGCAGCCATTGAATGTTCGAATCAAGGATCTTATGAGCAGAATGACACTCCAAGAGAAAATTGGCCAAATGACTCAGATTGATCGCACTGTTGCTTCAACTGATGTCATTAACAAGTATTTTATCG gGAGTGTGCTAAGTGGGGGAGGAAGTGTTCCAAAGAAGCAGGCTAGTGCAGAGGATTGGATTAACATGGTGAATGATTTTCAAAAAGGTGCTTTATCAACTAGGCTGGGAATTCCTATGATTTATGGAATTGATGCTGTTCATGGCCATAACAATGTCTATAAAGCAACCATTTTTCCTCATAACGTTGGACTTGGAGCCACCAG GGATCCAGCATTGGTGAAGAAGATTGGAGAAGCAACTGCACTTGAAGTTAGAGCTACTGGGATTCCATATGTTTTTGCACCTTGCATTGCG GTTTGTAGAGATCCAAGGTGGGGTCGGTGCTATGAAAGTTATAGTGAAGATCATAGTGTTGTTCAAGCTATGACTCAGATTATTCCTGGATTGCAAGGTGAAATCCCTGCAAATTCACGCAAGGGAGTTCCTTTTGTTGCTGGAAA AAAGAAAGTTGCAGCTTGTGCTAAGCACTATGTTGGTGATGGAGGAACCACTGAAGGAATCAACGAGAACAACACGGTGATAAACAGACATGGCTTGCTTAGCATTCACATGCCAGGCTACTATAACTCAATCATTAATGGTGTTTCAACTGTCATGATCTCTTACTCTAGCTGGAATGGAATCAAGATGCATGCTAACCGTGACTTAATTACTGGCTTTCTCAAGAACACTCTTCGCTTCAGG GGTTTTGTGATATCAGATTGGCAAGGAATTGATAGGATTACTTCCCCTCCTCATGCTAACTATACATATTCCATTGTTACGGGAATCAATGCTGGAATTGACATG ATAATGGTTCCCTATAACTACACTGAATTCATAGATGGCCTAACATCTTTAGTGAAGAACAACTTCATAGCCATGAGTCGAATTGATGATGCGGTAAAGAGAATCCTAAGGGTTAAGTTTGTGATGGGTCTTTTTGAAAGTCCATTAGCTGATAACACCCTAGTTGACCAGCTTGGAAGTCAG GAGCATAGAGAATTGGCTAGGGAAGCTGTGAGAAAATCATTAGTCCTATTAAAGAATGGTGAAGATGCAGATACACCATTGCTTCCACTTCCTAAGAAGGCTTCAAAAATACTTGTTGCTGGAAGTCATGCTGATAATCTTGGTTATCAGTGTGGTGGTTGGACCATTGAATGGCAAGGACTAAGTGGCAACAATATTACCTCTG GTACAACTATTCTAAGTGCTATAAAAAACACTGTTGATAAAGACACTAAGGTGGTTTACAAGGAGAACCCTGATTTGGAGTATGTGAAGTCCAATGATTTTTCATATGCAATTGTGGTAGTTGGAGAGCATCCATATGCAGAGACATTTGGAGACAGCTTGAACTTGACAATACCAGATCCTGGTCCACAAACCATAACAAATGTGTGTGGAGGACTGAAATGTGTTGTTGTAGTCATCTCTGGTCGCCCTGTGGTTATACAGCCATATCTTGACACCATTGAAGCACTTGTTGCTGCTTGGCTTCCAGGAACTGAGGGACAAGGTGTTGCTGATGTTCTGTTTGGTGATTATGGTTTCACTGGCAAGCTTTCAAGAACATGGTTCAAGACAGTTGATCAGTTACCTATGAATGTTGGTGATTCACATTATGATCCACTTTACCCGTTTGGATTTGGCCTTACAACCAAACCCAACAAAGTTGTATAG
- the LOC130955271 gene encoding uncharacterized protein LOC130955271, with protein sequence MAKIPIFMVGFLLLNCWVALADVEYLKYKDPKQPLNVRIKDLINRMTLEEKIGQMVQIDRTVASANAINKYFIGSVLSGGGSVPKKQASAEDWINMVNDFQKGALSTRLGIPMIYGIDAVHGHNNVYKATIFPHNIGMGATRDPALVKKIGEATALEVRATGIPYAFAPCIAVCRDPRWGRCYESYSEDPTLVQAMTEIIPGLQGQIPANSRKGVPFVAGKKNVAACAKHYVGDGGTTKGINENNTVIDRHGLLSIHMPGYYNSIIKGVSTVMVSFSSWNGVKMHANRQLVTGFLKNTLRFRGFVISDWQGIDRITSPPHANYTYSILTGITTGIDMIMVPFNYTEFIDGLTSLVKHNFIPTTRIDDAVRRILRVKFMMGLFENPLADYSLVNQLGRQEHRDLAREAVRRSLVLLKNGQYAHKPLLPLPKKASKILVAGSHADNLGYQCGGWTIDWQGLSGNNLTTGTTILSAIKNTVDKDTKVVYKENPDLEYVKSNDFSYAIVVVGEHPYAETFGDSLNLTIPDAGPQTITNVCGGVKCVVVVISGRPVVLQPYLDTIEALVAAWLPGTEGQGVADVLFGDYGFTGKLPRTWFKTVDQLPMNVGDSHYDPLYPFGFGLTTKPNKVE encoded by the exons ATGGCGAAAATTCCCATCTTTATGGTGGGTTTTTTGCTATTGAACTGCTGGGTAGCCTTGGCAGATGTAGAGTACTTGAAATATAAAGATCCAAAACAGCCTTTGAATGTTCGAATCAAGGATCTCATAAACAGAATGACTTTGGAGGAGAAGATTGGCCAAATGGTGCAGATTGATCGCACTGTTGCATCGGCTAATGCCATTAACAAGTACTTTATAg GGAGTGTGCTAAGTGGGGGAGGAAGTGTTCCAAAGAAGCAGGCTAGTGCAGAGGATTGGATTAACATGGTGAATGATTTTCAAAAAGGTGCTTTATCAACTAGGCTGGGAATTCCTATGATTTATGGAATTGATGCTGTTCATGGCCATAACAATGTCTACAAAGCAACCATTTTTCCTCACAACATTGGGATGGGAGCTACTAG AGACCCAGCGTTGGTGAAGAAGATTGGAGAAGCAACTGCACTTGAAGTTAGAGCTACCGGAATTCCATATGCGTTTGCACCTTGCATTGCG GTTTGTAGAGATCCAAGGTGGGGTCGGTGCTATGAAAGTTATAGTGAAGATCCTACACTAGTCCAAGCTATGACAGAGATCATTCCCGGATTGCAAGGTCAAATCCCTGCAAATTCACGAAAGGGTGTTCCCTTTGTTGCTGGAAA AAAGAATGTAGCAGCTTGTGCTAAACACTATGTTGGGGATGGAGGAACCACAAAAGGAATCAATGAGAACAACACAGTGATAGATAGACATGGATTGCTTAGCATTCACATGCCAGGCTACTATAACTCAATCATCAAGGGAGTGTCTACTGTCATGGTTTCTTTCTCGAGCTGGAATGGAGTTAAGATGCACGCTAACCGTCAACTAGTCACTGGCTTCCTCAAGAACACACTTCGTTTCAGG GGTTTTGTTATATCAGATTGGCAGGGAATTGATAGGATTACTTCCCCTCCTCATGCAAACTATACATATTCCATTCTTACTGGAATTACTACTGGAATTGACATG ATAATGGTTCCTTTCAACTACACAGAATTCATAGATGGCCTAACCTCTCTAGTGAAACATAATTTCATACCGACGACTCGAATTGATGATGCAGTGAGGAGAATTTTAAGGGTTAAGTTCATGATGGGCCTTTTTGAGAATCCACTTGCTGATTACAGCTTAGTCAACCAACTTGGGAGACAGGAGCATAGAGACTTAGCTAGAGAAGCTGTAAGGAGATCATTAGTCTTGTTAAAGAATGGTCAATATGCACATAAACCATTGCTTCCTCTTCCTAAGAAGGCTTCAAAAATACTTGTTGCTGGAAGCCATGCTGATAATCTCGGTTATCAGTGTGGTGGTTGGACCATTGATTGGCAAGGACTAAGTGGAAACAATCTTACCACTG GCACAACTATTCTAAGTGCTATAAAAAACACTGTTGATAAAGACACTAAGGTGGTTTACAAGGAGAACCCTGATTTGGAGTATGTGAAGTCCAATGATTTTTCATATGCAATTGTGGTAGTTGGAGAGCATCCATATGCAGAGACATTTGGAGACAGCTTGAACTTGACAATACCAGATGCTGGTCCACAAACCATAACAAATGTGTGTGGAGGAGTGAAATGTGTTGTTGTAGTCATCTCTGGTCGCCCTGTGGTTTTACAGCCATATCTTGACACCATTGAAGCACTTGTTGCTGCTTGGCTTCCAGGAACTGAGGGTCAAGGTGTTGCTGATGTTCTGTTTGGTGATTATGGTTTCACTGGCAAGCTTCCAAGAACATGGTTTAAGACTGTTGATCAGTTACCTATGAATGTTGGTGATTCTCATTATGATCCACTTTACCCATTTGGATTTGGCCTTACAACCAAACCCAACAAAGTAGAATAA
- the LOC130956180 gene encoding uncharacterized protein LOC130956180 isoform X1, with protein MAKFLNLLVGLMLLTCCVSITEAEYLKYKDPKQPLNIRIKDLMKRMTLEEKIGQMVQIERTVASADVIKNYFIGSVLSGGGSVPKVNATAEDWVDMVNELQKGALSTRLGIPLIYGIDAVHGHNNVYKATIFPHNVGLGATRDPALVRKIGEATALEVRATGIPYAFAPCIAVCRDPRWGRCYESYSEDHRIVQAMTEIIPGLQGEIPANSPKGVPYVAPGKTKVAACAKHFVGDGGTIKGINENNTVIDRHGLLSIHMPAYDNSIIKGVATVMVSYSSLNGVKMHANRDLVTGFLKKTLRFRGFVISDYQGIDRITYPPHANYTYSVLAGVNAGIDMVMIPFTYKEFIDDLTSLVKNNFVPMSRINDAVKRILRVKFVMGLFENPLADYSLVNQIGTQEHRELAREAVRKSLVLLKNGENGDEPLIPLPKKAPKILVAGSHADNLGFQCGGWTITWQGQGGNNITKGTTILSAIKNTVDKDTKVVHKENPDLEYVKSNNFSYAIVVVGEEPYAETKGDSKNLTISHNGYDTIKNVCGGIKCVVVVISGRPLVMQPYIETIDALVAAWLPGTEGQGVADVLFGDYGFTGKLPRTWFKTVDQLPMNVGDSHYDPLFPFGFGLTTKPVN; from the exons aTGGCGAAATTTCTGAATCTTTTGGTGGGACTTATGCTTTTGACATGTTGTGTGTCAATAACAGAGGCAGAGTATTTGAAATACAAAGATCCAAAACAGCCATTAAATATTCGAATCAAGGATCTTATGAAAAGGATGACTTTGGAAGAGAAAATTGGCCAAATGGTGCAGATCGAACGCACTGTTGCTTCTGCTGATGTCATCAAGAACTATTTCATTG GGAGTGTGTTGAGTGGAGGTGGAAGTGTTCCAAAAGTCAATGCAACTGCAGAGGATTGGGTTGACATGGTGAATGAGCTTCAAAAGGGTGCTTTATCAACAAGGCTGGGAATTCCGTTAATTTATGGAATTGATGCTGTTCATGGCCATAACAATGTTTATAAAGCAACGATTTTTCCTCACAATGTTGGGCTAGGAGCTActag GGACCCAGCACTTGTGAGGAAGATTGGGGAAGCAACTGCTCTTGAAGTTAGAGCTACCGGGATTCCATATGCGTTCGCACCTTGCATTGCG GTGTGTAGGGATCCAAGGTGGGGAAGGTGTTATGAAAGTTATAGCGAAGATCATAGGATAGTCCAAGCTATGACAGAGATCATCCCTGGATTGCAGGGTGAAATTCCTGCAAACTCTCCCAAGGGTGTTCCCTATGTTGCTCCTGGAAA AACAAAAGTTGCAGCTTGTGCTAAACACTTTGTTGGTGATGGAGGAACTATAAAAGGAATCAATGAGAACAACACAGTGATAGATAGACATGGATTGCTTAGCATTCACATGCCAGCTtatgataactcaattattaaGGGTGTGGCAACTGTCATGGTCTCTTACTCAAGCCTCAATGGAGTTAAGATGCATGCTAACCGTGATTTAGTCACTGGTTTCCTCAAGAAGACACTTCGTTTCAGG GGTTTTGTGATATCTGATTATCAAGGCATTGATAGGATTACTTACCCTCCTCATGCTAACTACACATATTCTGTTCTAGCTGGAGTAAATGCTGGAATTGATATG GTCATGATTCCATTTACTTACAAGGAATTCATAGATGACTTAACTTCTTTggtgaaaaataattttgtgcCCATGAGTAGAATTAACGATGCAGTGAAGAGAATTTTAAGGGTTAAGTTTGTGATGGGTCTTTTTGAGAATCCACTTGCTGATTACAGCCTCGTCAACCAGATAGGAACTCAG GAGCATAGAGAATTGGCTAGGGAAGCTGTGAGAAAATCTCTGGTGCTGTTGAAGAATGGTGAAAATGGTGATGAGCCATTGATTCCTCTTCCTAAGAAAGCACCAAAGATTCTTGTTGCTGGAAGCCACGCTGATAATCTTGGCTTTCAATGTGGTGGTTGGACCATTACTTGGCAAGGACAAGGTGGCAACAACATTACTAAAG GTACAACAATTCTTAGTGCTATTAAAAACactgttgataaagacacaaaggtAGTTCACAAGGAGAACCCAGATCTAGAGTATGTGAAGTCAAATAATTTCTCATATGCCATTGTTGTGGTTGGAGAGGAGCCATATGCAGAAACAAAGGGTGACAGCAAGAACTTAACAATCTCTCACAATGGATATGACACTATAAAGAATGTGTGTGGAGGAATCAAATGTGTTGTTGTAGTAATCTCTGGTCGCCCATTGGTTATGCAACCATATATTGAGACCATTGATGCACTTGTTGCTGCATGGCTTCCAGGAACAGAGGGACAAGGTGTTGCTGATGTTCTGTTTGGTGATTATGGTTTCACTGGCAAGCTTCCAAGAACATGGTTCAAGACTGTTGATCAGTTACCTATGAATGTTGGTGATTCTCATTATGATCCTCTCTTCCCCTTTGGATTTGGCCTCACTACCAAACCAGttaattaa
- the LOC130956180 gene encoding uncharacterized protein LOC130956180 isoform X2, which translates to MAKFLNLLVGLMLLTCCVSITEAEYLKYKDPKQPLNIRIKDLMKRMTLEEKIGQMVQIERTVASADVIKNYFIGSVLSGGGSVPKVNATAEDWVDMVNELQKGALSTRLGIPLIYGIDAVHGHNNVYKATIFPHNVGLGATRKIGEATALEVRATGIPYAFAPCIAVCRDPRWGRCYESYSEDHRIVQAMTEIIPGLQGEIPANSPKGVPYVAPGKTKVAACAKHFVGDGGTIKGINENNTVIDRHGLLSIHMPAYDNSIIKGVATVMVSYSSLNGVKMHANRDLVTGFLKKTLRFRGFVISDYQGIDRITYPPHANYTYSVLAGVNAGIDMVMIPFTYKEFIDDLTSLVKNNFVPMSRINDAVKRILRVKFVMGLFENPLADYSLVNQIGTQEHRELAREAVRKSLVLLKNGENGDEPLIPLPKKAPKILVAGSHADNLGFQCGGWTITWQGQGGNNITKGTTILSAIKNTVDKDTKVVHKENPDLEYVKSNNFSYAIVVVGEEPYAETKGDSKNLTISHNGYDTIKNVCGGIKCVVVVISGRPLVMQPYIETIDALVAAWLPGTEGQGVADVLFGDYGFTGKLPRTWFKTVDQLPMNVGDSHYDPLFPFGFGLTTKPVN; encoded by the exons aTGGCGAAATTTCTGAATCTTTTGGTGGGACTTATGCTTTTGACATGTTGTGTGTCAATAACAGAGGCAGAGTATTTGAAATACAAAGATCCAAAACAGCCATTAAATATTCGAATCAAGGATCTTATGAAAAGGATGACTTTGGAAGAGAAAATTGGCCAAATGGTGCAGATCGAACGCACTGTTGCTTCTGCTGATGTCATCAAGAACTATTTCATTG GGAGTGTGTTGAGTGGAGGTGGAAGTGTTCCAAAAGTCAATGCAACTGCAGAGGATTGGGTTGACATGGTGAATGAGCTTCAAAAGGGTGCTTTATCAACAAGGCTGGGAATTCCGTTAATTTATGGAATTGATGCTGTTCATGGCCATAACAATGTTTATAAAGCAACGATTTTTCCTCACAATGTTGGGCTAGGAGCTActag GAAGATTGGGGAAGCAACTGCTCTTGAAGTTAGAGCTACCGGGATTCCATATGCGTTCGCACCTTGCATTGCG GTGTGTAGGGATCCAAGGTGGGGAAGGTGTTATGAAAGTTATAGCGAAGATCATAGGATAGTCCAAGCTATGACAGAGATCATCCCTGGATTGCAGGGTGAAATTCCTGCAAACTCTCCCAAGGGTGTTCCCTATGTTGCTCCTGGAAA AACAAAAGTTGCAGCTTGTGCTAAACACTTTGTTGGTGATGGAGGAACTATAAAAGGAATCAATGAGAACAACACAGTGATAGATAGACATGGATTGCTTAGCATTCACATGCCAGCTtatgataactcaattattaaGGGTGTGGCAACTGTCATGGTCTCTTACTCAAGCCTCAATGGAGTTAAGATGCATGCTAACCGTGATTTAGTCACTGGTTTCCTCAAGAAGACACTTCGTTTCAGG GGTTTTGTGATATCTGATTATCAAGGCATTGATAGGATTACTTACCCTCCTCATGCTAACTACACATATTCTGTTCTAGCTGGAGTAAATGCTGGAATTGATATG GTCATGATTCCATTTACTTACAAGGAATTCATAGATGACTTAACTTCTTTggtgaaaaataattttgtgcCCATGAGTAGAATTAACGATGCAGTGAAGAGAATTTTAAGGGTTAAGTTTGTGATGGGTCTTTTTGAGAATCCACTTGCTGATTACAGCCTCGTCAACCAGATAGGAACTCAG GAGCATAGAGAATTGGCTAGGGAAGCTGTGAGAAAATCTCTGGTGCTGTTGAAGAATGGTGAAAATGGTGATGAGCCATTGATTCCTCTTCCTAAGAAAGCACCAAAGATTCTTGTTGCTGGAAGCCACGCTGATAATCTTGGCTTTCAATGTGGTGGTTGGACCATTACTTGGCAAGGACAAGGTGGCAACAACATTACTAAAG GTACAACAATTCTTAGTGCTATTAAAAACactgttgataaagacacaaaggtAGTTCACAAGGAGAACCCAGATCTAGAGTATGTGAAGTCAAATAATTTCTCATATGCCATTGTTGTGGTTGGAGAGGAGCCATATGCAGAAACAAAGGGTGACAGCAAGAACTTAACAATCTCTCACAATGGATATGACACTATAAAGAATGTGTGTGGAGGAATCAAATGTGTTGTTGTAGTAATCTCTGGTCGCCCATTGGTTATGCAACCATATATTGAGACCATTGATGCACTTGTTGCTGCATGGCTTCCAGGAACAGAGGGACAAGGTGTTGCTGATGTTCTGTTTGGTGATTATGGTTTCACTGGCAAGCTTCCAAGAACATGGTTCAAGACTGTTGATCAGTTACCTATGAATGTTGGTGATTCTCATTATGATCCTCTCTTCCCCTTTGGATTTGGCCTCACTACCAAACCAGttaattaa
- the LOC130957765 gene encoding uncharacterized protein LOC130957765, whose translation MADVPPPTPSELLRMVTELQQANQQMAEENRRMQEQIAQLVTDRLKHNDDLYNREENHERRSMPTHVSETPQREEEEAHQTERSQPEAEEEERDNSAAPFTADIMNFQLPRQFTLPTTLTPYDGLGDPKQHIKKFRSIMIVNGASDPILCHCFPSFLDGPALDWFCSLPADSISRFQELAKQFEDHFAASAIYLHDSDYLTTIKQGPQESLKDYITRFTKVAMRIPDLHPEVHLHAIKSGLRPGKFQETIAVSKPKTLAEFREKAKGQIDVEELRQARKTEKSTAVKDDDKPRDSKKTFKPVPRYESYTQFNTKRDDIIKEILNSKLIKPPRKAGAYPESKTVDKSKYCTFHQKHGHTTDECVIAKDLLERLARQGHLDKFITGRMQKNATSASDLATASPSSKEKDKTPAQPRGIINCISGGYAGGGHTSSARKRTYRAMLAVIDAPKVPHPIQDFPEMTFGSTDFNHTDANYDDPVVISIQLGDLIVRKVLLDPGSSADVLFFTTFEKMKLSNKVLQPYHGDLVRFFGERVPVLGSVWLQTTLGEQPLFKTQDIQYLVVDCFSPYNLILGRPFLNKFTAIVSTVHLCVKFPVQDNLVATIHGDLHEARQCYNTSLKPIKRNNMMQVNSIQPDQPSLTEIDPRADFEDRPMPNEDLTKVPLTEDPAKYTFVGTSISKEEKESLIKFLR comes from the coding sequence ATGGCTGACGTTCCTCCCCCGACCCCATCTGAGCTCCTGCGGATGGTGACCGAGCTTCAACAAGCAAATCAACAAATGGCGGAGGAAAACCGAAGAATGCAGGAACAAATTGCGCAATTGGTTACTGATCGGCTGAAACACAACGATGATCTTTATAACCGAGAGGAAAATCATGAACGTCGATCAATGCCAACCCATGTTTCTGAAACGCCCCAACGGGAAGAGGAGGAAGCCCACCAAACAGAAAGGTCCCAACCAGAGGCTGAGGAAGAAGAGCGCGACAATTCTGCCGCCCCGTTCACGGCCGACATTATGAATTTCCAGCTTCCCCGACAGTTCACCCTGCCGACCACTCTGACCCCTTACGACGGATTAGGAGATCCAAAGCAGCATATTAAGAAATTCCGATCTATTATGATTGTTAATGGTGCATCTGACCCTATTTTATGCCATTGTTTTCCATCTTTTTTAGATGGTCCTGCACTTGACTGGTTTTGCTCTTTGCCTGCAGATTCAATATCGCGTTTTCAAGAATTGGCAAAGCAGTTCGAAGATCACTTCGCAGCATCTGCAATATACCTACACGATTCTGACTACCTGACGACCATCAAACAGGGCCCACAAGAGAGCCTGAAGGACTATATCACTCGTTTCACAAAGGTCGCCATGAGGATCCCCGACCTTCATCCTGAAGTCCATCTCCATGCAATTAAGAGCGGCCTCCGTCCGGGCAAATTTCAGGAGACAATAGCTGTGAGTAAACCGAAAACCTTGGCCGAATTCCGAGAAAAGGCCAAGGGACAGATAGATGTCGAAGAACTTCGGCAAGCCCGCAAAACAGAAAAGTCAACCGCGGTCAAGGATGATGATAAGCCCCGTGATAGTAAGAAAACATTCAAGCCAGTTCCCCGTTATGAGTCATACACCCAGTTCAACACAAAGAGAGATGACATCATTAAAGAAATACTCAACTCCAAATTAATCAAGCCTCCTCGTAAAGCCGGCGCTTACCCGGAGTCCAAGACTGTTGATAAATCCAAATATTGCACCTTTCATCAGAAACATGGGCACACAACCGATGAATGTGTGATCGCTAAAGATCTCTTAGAGCGCCTCGCAAGACAAGGACACCTCGACAAGTTTATCACCGGGCGTATGCAGAAGAATGCAACCTCGGCTTCCGACCTTGCGACAGCAAGTCCctcatcaaaagaaaaagataagacaCCAGCCCAACCCAGAGGAATCATCAATTGTATTTCAGGAGGATATGCGGGAGGTGGACATACTAGCTCAGCCCGGAAGAGAACTTATCGGGCCATGTTGGCCGTCATAGATGCCCCTAAAGTTCCTCATCCGATCCAAGATTTCCCAGAAATGACTTTCGGTTCAACCGACTTTAATCATACCGATGCTAATTATGACGATCCAGTGGTGATTTCTATCCAGTTGGGGGATTTAATAGTCCGCAAAGTGCTTCTCGATCCCGGAAGTAGTGCAGATGTCTTATTCTTTACCACGTTCGAAAAGATGAAACTAAGTAACAAAGTTTTGCAACCATACCATGGAGACTTGGTCAGATTTTTCGGGGAGCGAGTCCCTGTTTTGGGTTCCGTGTGGTTACAAACCACACTCGGTGAGCAACCATTATTTAAGACACAAGACATTCAATATCTTGTTGTCGACTGCTTTAGTCCTTATAATCTCATATTAGGTAGaccatttttaaataaatttacagCAATCGTGTCTACAGTTCACCTTTGTGTTAAGTTCCCTGTGCAGGACAATTTAGTGGCAACCATACATGGCGACCTCCATGAAGCTCGGCAATGCTATAATACAAGCCTGaagcccatcaaaaggaacaaCATGATGCAGGTCAACTCCATACAACCCGACCAACCAAGTTTGACAGAAATCGACCCAAGAGCCGACTTTGAAGATCGGCCCATGCCAAACGAGGATTTAACAAAGGTGCCCCTGACCGAGGACCCCGCCAAGTACACCTTTGTGGGGACATCAATCAGTAAGGAGGAGAAAGAATCACTCATAAAGTTTTTGCGATAG